Proteins encoded within one genomic window of Formosa agariphila KMM 3901:
- a CDS encoding methylmalonyl-CoA mutase family protein produces the protein MSRKNLQHITLKTTEASARLSKDNLKASSDSYAIDSNNTLVETEGLHDLNFAAGIPPFLRGILSTMYITAPWTTSQSSNFNTVDDCNAYYKRLYKNGQRHFTFNVNSSAYSPQTLEDFKSFFKDIPLNEITISLPYTCDSIALLAFYTVVSESQGLPKKTLNGVVNIDTLQGLNIKNTNQNSEKETSELFSDTLWHLPNFIAYSISNESLHHLNLSPQEELALMLISGDKLLKSGLNSGLDIDTMASRLSFTLVSGLNLFTEISKLRAARILWAKLIKSYHPKHEQSQALHIQSNINTKQVKLNKRDNSVSKSVIQATAAVFGGTQSIQTQTTNTSTLDSERLNNNMQLFLQKETQISRTVDPWAGSYVVETRTSEIAKQVWDMFETFQNTKRLPEELLKTLSHVEINTLEKLHSTPTSSLTHINRDEDAVTRSLQKLRLDYRHNKENLLTLAIEAVKLQATLNEIVKSIN, from the coding sequence ATGAGTAGAAAAAATCTACAACATATCACACTAAAAACGACTGAAGCGTCTGCGAGGTTATCTAAGGATAATCTTAAAGCTTCATCAGATAGTTATGCTATAGATTCAAATAATACTTTAGTTGAAACTGAAGGTTTACATGATTTAAATTTTGCTGCGGGAATACCTCCTTTTTTAAGAGGAATTTTATCTACTATGTATATTACAGCACCGTGGACTACAAGTCAATCCTCAAATTTCAACACTGTAGATGACTGTAATGCTTATTATAAACGTCTATATAAAAATGGGCAACGCCATTTTACTTTCAATGTAAATTCTAGCGCATATTCTCCGCAAACTCTTGAAGATTTTAAATCGTTTTTTAAAGATATTCCTTTAAATGAAATTACTATTTCACTGCCCTATACTTGTGATAGCATTGCTTTATTAGCTTTTTACACAGTAGTTTCAGAATCACAAGGATTACCTAAAAAGACCTTAAATGGAGTTGTAAACATAGATACTTTACAAGGTTTAAATATTAAAAATACAAATCAGAATTCTGAAAAAGAGACCTCAGAGTTATTTAGTGACACGCTCTGGCATTTACCAAATTTTATTGCGTATTCAATTTCTAATGAATCGTTACATCATTTAAATTTAAGTCCACAAGAAGAATTAGCACTTATGCTGATAAGTGGTGATAAACTATTAAAATCAGGATTGAATTCTGGGTTAGATATAGATACTATGGCATCTCGATTGTCCTTCACTCTTGTATCGGGCTTAAATCTTTTTACCGAAATTTCAAAACTGAGAGCAGCACGTATACTATGGGCCAAGCTTATTAAGTCTTACCACCCTAAACATGAACAATCGCAGGCTTTACATATTCAGTCTAACATAAACACCAAACAAGTTAAACTTAATAAACGCGATAATTCAGTATCAAAATCGGTAATACAAGCAACTGCGGCTGTCTTTGGAGGCACCCAAAGTATACAGACCCAAACGACCAACACCTCAACGCTAGATTCTGAACGTTTAAACAATAACATGCAATTGTTTTTACAAAAAGAAACACAAATTTCTAGAACGGTTGATCCTTGGGCAGGAAGTTATGTTGTTGAAACTCGTACTTCTGAAATTGCCAAACAAGTTTGGGATATGTTTGAAACCTTCCAAAATACAAAAAGACTTCCTGAAGAGCTTTTAAAAACCCTATCGCACGTAGAGATAAATACTTTAGAAAAGCTACATTCTACTCCAACCTCATCGTTAACACATATCAATCGTGATGAAGATGCAGTAACACGTTCCCTTCAAAAATTGCGTCTTGATTATCGTCATAACAAAGAAAATCTTTTAACTTTAGCTATAGAAGCTGTTAAATTACAAGCGACATTAAATGAGATTGTAAAGTCTATAAACTAA
- a CDS encoding PQQ-dependent sugar dehydrogenase, with product MTHIKHLISIVLLFHFTACAQEKKYNSQKYAHEIVVSDLKNPWGFVFLPDQSMLITEKSGELIHFKNGKKIKISGLPAITQLGQGGLLDIALHPNYKDNGWVYFTYASSDGKGSGANTALMRAKISNNTLTNKELLYKATPNFSSSDHFGSRIIFDENDFLFFSIGERGQRDDNPQDITRDGGKIYRLNDDGSIPKDNPFVNSPNAKKAIYSYGHRNPQGMILNPETNEIWAHEHGPKGGDEINIISAGKNYGWPVVTYGINYWGTSISDLTEKKGMESPIHHWTPSIAPSGMCFVTSDKYANWKGNVLVGSLKFQYLNRCVIENNKIIKEERILEDLGRVRSVVQGPDDYIYVGIENLGIVKIIPKN from the coding sequence ATGACTCACATAAAACACTTAATATCAATCGTTTTACTATTTCATTTTACGGCTTGTGCGCAAGAAAAAAAATATAATTCCCAAAAATACGCGCACGAAATTGTCGTTTCTGACTTAAAAAACCCTTGGGGTTTTGTGTTTCTTCCAGATCAATCCATGTTAATTACAGAAAAATCTGGAGAACTCATTCATTTTAAAAATGGGAAGAAAATAAAAATTTCAGGATTACCTGCCATTACACAACTGGGGCAAGGCGGATTATTAGACATTGCTTTGCATCCTAATTATAAGGATAACGGTTGGGTGTATTTCACTTACGCCTCTTCAGATGGCAAGGGTTCTGGAGCCAATACGGCATTAATGCGTGCAAAAATTAGTAATAACACGTTAACTAATAAAGAGCTTTTATATAAAGCAACTCCAAATTTTAGTAGTAGCGACCATTTTGGTTCTCGAATAATTTTCGATGAAAATGATTTTTTGTTCTTTAGTATTGGTGAACGTGGTCAACGCGATGACAATCCTCAAGATATTACACGCGATGGTGGTAAAATATATCGCCTAAACGATGATGGCTCGATTCCGAAGGATAATCCATTTGTAAATTCTCCAAATGCAAAAAAAGCCATTTATTCTTACGGTCATAGAAATCCGCAAGGCATGATTTTAAATCCTGAAACAAACGAAATTTGGGCACATGAACATGGTCCTAAAGGCGGAGACGAGATAAATATTATTTCCGCTGGAAAAAATTATGGATGGCCAGTAGTGACCTATGGTATAAATTATTGGGGAACTTCCATTTCAGATTTAACCGAGAAGAAAGGTATGGAATCTCCTATTCATCACTGGACACCATCTATTGCACCTTCCGGAATGTGTTTTGTTACTAGCGATAAATATGCGAACTGGAAAGGAAATGTGTTAGTGGGCTCGTTAAAATTTCAGTATTTAAACCGCTGTGTTATCGAAAATAACAAAATAATTAAAGAAGAACGCATCCTCGAAGATTTAGGGCGTGTACGCTCTGTGGTTCAAGGTCCTGATGATTATATTTATGTTGGAATTGAAAATCTTGGAATAGTTAAAATTATTCCGAAGAATTAA
- a CDS encoding RrF2 family transcriptional regulator yields the protein MFSKACEYGIRASIFIALNSMEGRRVSPKEIAKEIDSPEAFTAKILQALARNNVVNSIKGAHGGFEINKDEIKTVKLSDIVDAIDGDNIYKGCGLGLKECDETKPCPMHDKFKSVRDELRLMLESTDLEALALDIKLGETFLKR from the coding sequence ATGTTTTCAAAAGCATGTGAGTACGGTATTAGAGCATCGATTTTTATAGCCTTAAATTCTATGGAAGGAAGACGCGTAAGTCCGAAAGAAATTGCAAAAGAGATTGATTCTCCAGAAGCATTTACAGCAAAAATTTTACAAGCATTAGCCAGAAATAATGTTGTAAATTCTATAAAAGGAGCTCATGGTGGTTTTGAAATAAATAAAGATGAAATTAAAACAGTAAAGTTATCTGATATTGTAGATGCTATAGATGGCGATAATATATATAAAGGTTGCGGTTTAGGATTAAAAGAATGTGATGAAACCAAACCATGTCCAATGCACGACAAGTTTAAATCGGTTCGAGATGAATTAAGATTGATGTTAGAATCTACAGATTTAGAAGCTTTAGCTTTAGATATTAAATTAGGGGAAACCTTTTTAAAACGTTAA
- a CDS encoding site-specific integrase has translation MKTSTTFSILFWADFSRAKKDHASIYARITVNGKRATISLKRKVFITDWDIHKNRARGTNQKSRMLNSYLDETFNHLFKCYRDLMAEQKLITSQAIKARYFGQDDTSHSIMDIVNYHNEDMVNKLKWGTQKNYFTTQKYISKFLVKSYKTTDLYLRELDYHFIIKFEKYLRGYMPVDHQKPMGNNTVMKHIERFRKLINLSFKLGWIDRDPFVSFKSKFIKNDRGFLSHEELQVIENKIFSIPRLDLVKDLFVFACYTSLSYIDMINLTADNIAIGIDGELWIYYRREKTTKPIRIPLLPKALQIIEKYKSNYKSIAYGTVFPKISNQKLNAYLKEIADVCGIYKNLTFHIARHTFATTITLSNGTPIETVSKILGHSRISTTQIYAKVIERKVSDDMHKLRVQFKEEETK, from the coding sequence ATGAAAACATCCACCACCTTCAGTATTTTGTTCTGGGCAGACTTTTCTAGGGCAAAAAAAGATCATGCATCAATTTATGCAAGAATTACAGTAAATGGTAAGCGAGCGACCATTAGTTTAAAACGTAAGGTTTTCATAACTGATTGGGATATCCATAAAAATAGAGCCCGTGGAACCAACCAGAAATCTAGAATGCTTAATAGTTACTTAGATGAAACTTTTAATCATCTTTTTAAATGTTATCGTGATTTAATGGCAGAACAAAAGCTAATTACTTCCCAAGCAATTAAGGCAAGATATTTTGGGCAAGACGATACTAGCCATTCAATTATGGATATCGTAAATTACCATAATGAAGATATGGTAAATAAATTAAAGTGGGGAACACAAAAAAACTACTTTACTACACAAAAATATATTTCAAAATTTTTAGTAAAAAGCTATAAAACCACGGACTTATATTTAAGGGAACTCGATTATCACTTTATTATTAAGTTCGAGAAGTATCTTAGAGGTTATATGCCTGTGGATCATCAAAAACCAATGGGTAATAATACGGTGATGAAGCATATAGAGCGCTTTAGAAAATTGATAAACCTATCGTTTAAATTAGGATGGATAGATCGTGATCCTTTTGTTAGTTTCAAATCTAAATTTATTAAAAACGACAGAGGTTTTTTAAGTCATGAAGAACTTCAAGTTATAGAAAATAAAATATTTTCAATTCCCCGATTGGATTTGGTTAAAGATTTATTTGTATTCGCTTGCTATACTAGTTTGAGTTATATAGATATGATTAATTTGACAGCTGATAATATAGCTATTGGAATTGATGGCGAATTATGGATTTATTACAGACGTGAAAAAACCACTAAACCAATTCGTATACCGTTATTGCCAAAGGCATTACAAATCATAGAAAAGTATAAGAGTAATTATAAATCTATAGCTTATGGCACTGTCTTTCCTAAAATATCAAATCAGAAGCTAAATGCGTATTTAAAGGAAATAGCAGATGTGTGTGGTATTTATAAGAATCTGACTTTCCACATAGCGAGGCATACGTTTGCAACAACAATTACCTTGAGTAATGGAACGCCTATAGAAACAGTCTCTAAAATATTGGGGCATTCCCGAATATCTACAACTCAAATTTATGCAAAGGTTATTGAACGCAAAGTGAGTGATGATATGCATAAGCTGAGAGTCCAATTCAAAGAAGAGGAAACTAAATGA
- a CDS encoding FtsB family cell division protein, with the protein MKFFNHKYIKPFKNPFVIPGIGFAIWMLFFDSNSYLIHNELNNDIDELNEQKEYYINEITKDRKAFKKLNTEEGLEKFARETYYLKRENEDIYIIEYEDSLNIESDE; encoded by the coding sequence TTGAAGTTTTTCAATCATAAATACATAAAACCTTTTAAAAATCCCTTTGTTATTCCTGGGATTGGCTTTGCTATTTGGATGTTATTCTTCGATAGTAATTCGTATTTAATTCACAACGAATTAAATAACGATATCGACGAACTTAACGAACAAAAAGAGTATTACATTAACGAGATTACCAAAGACCGCAAAGCGTTTAAAAAGTTAAATACTGAAGAAGGTTTAGAAAAATTTGCCAGAGAAACTTACTATTTAAAACGTGAAAATGAAGATATTTACATTATTGAATATGAAGACAGTTTAAATATAGAATCTGATGAGTAA
- the ric gene encoding iron-sulfur cluster repair di-iron protein, which produces MTQKHVGAFVAEDFRTAAVFTKYGIDFCCRGNRSLEEVCEKNGILTSDLVDSLEHVLNSKADQSIDYKSWPLDLLIDYIEKKHHRYVEEKSPIIKQFLDKLCKVHGERHPELFEINELFTASAGELAQHLKKEELILFPFVKRLLKAKATNTPIEAPGFGTVKNPIATMMQEHDNEGVRFRQIAEITNDYTPPADGCNTYKVTFAMLQEFEQDLHLHIHLENNILFPAAEKLESEFC; this is translated from the coding sequence ATAACACAAAAACATGTAGGAGCATTTGTTGCTGAAGACTTTAGAACTGCTGCCGTCTTTACAAAATATGGAATCGACTTTTGCTGTAGAGGAAACCGATCGTTAGAAGAAGTATGCGAAAAAAACGGAATTTTAACAAGTGATTTAGTCGATAGTTTAGAACATGTACTTAACTCTAAAGCAGACCAATCTATAGATTATAAATCTTGGCCTTTAGATTTATTAATAGATTATATAGAAAAAAAACACCACCGTTATGTAGAAGAAAAATCGCCTATAATTAAACAATTCTTAGACAAGTTATGTAAAGTTCACGGTGAAAGACATCCAGAATTATTTGAAATAAATGAATTATTTACAGCATCTGCGGGAGAATTAGCGCAACATTTAAAAAAGGAAGAATTAATTTTATTCCCATTCGTTAAACGTTTATTAAAAGCTAAAGCAACCAACACACCTATTGAAGCTCCAGGTTTCGGAACAGTAAAAAACCCAATAGCAACCATGATGCAAGAACATGATAACGAAGGTGTGCGTTTCAGACAAATTGCCGAAATTACAAACGACTATACGCCACCTGCCGATGGGTGTAACACGTATAAAGTAACCTTTGCAATGCTTCAAGAATTTGAACAAGATTTACATTTACATATACATCTTGAAAACAATATTCTTTTCCCTGCTGCAGAAAAATTAGAAAGTGAATTTTGTTAA
- the udk gene encoding uridine kinase, translating to MLIIGLTGGTGCGKTTVVNQILNELPDAEVGIISQDSYYSDTSHLSYDERKLINFDHPKSIDFDLLVKHLKQLKEGKPIEQPVYSFVKHNRTGDTILTHPRKVMIVEGILIFTHPDIRDLFDIKIFVHADSDERLIRRLKRDIAERGRDMDEVLNRYLTTLKPMHQQFIEPMKEYADIIIPNNKFNTVAINIVRTIINEKLL from the coding sequence ATGCTCATTATAGGTCTTACAGGAGGAACAGGTTGTGGAAAAACAACGGTTGTAAATCAAATTTTAAATGAACTTCCAGATGCAGAAGTCGGTATTATATCTCAAGATTCTTATTATAGCGACACCTCTCACCTATCTTACGACGAACGTAAATTAATTAATTTTGATCATCCAAAATCTATAGATTTTGATTTATTAGTAAAACATTTAAAACAACTTAAAGAAGGAAAACCTATTGAGCAACCCGTGTATTCTTTTGTAAAACATAACAGAACTGGCGATACCATTTTAACGCATCCTAGAAAAGTAATGATTGTTGAAGGTATTTTAATATTTACACATCCTGATATTCGTGATTTATTCGATATTAAAATATTTGTTCATGCCGATAGTGACGAACGATTAATTAGAAGGTTAAAGCGTGATATTGCAGAACGTGGACGTGATATGGATGAAGTTCTTAACCGTTACCTTACGACTTTAAAACCTATGCATCAGCAATTCATTGAGCCAATGAAAGAGTATGCAGACATTATAATCCCGAATAATAAATTCAATACAGTAGCAATAAATATTGTACGTACCATTATTAATGAAAAATTATTATAA
- a CDS encoding nitric-oxide reductase large subunit, with translation MNKEKKLWILFAAVVICSFSVLGYYGFEIYQQSPPIPEAVVSDTGETIFTKDDIQDGQNIWQSIGGQELGSIWGHGAYVAPDWTADWLHREAVYILDIYAKNDFNKSFDDITDEQQAALKIRLQNDVRKNTFNASSNTITISQNRVAAINHLSEYYKGLFTNDPSFDKLRADYAIPKNTIKDDAKMQKMNAFFFWATWATVTERPNSKVSYTHNWPADELVGNAPTMDLMVWSGVSIILLILCIGILVFYHVKSGEDEEMPPPAEDPLLKQGMTPSMHLVKKYFWVVTLLMVIQMLLGIVTAHYGVEGDGFYGFALDQILPYSVTRTWHTQLAIFWIATAWLATGLYIAPAVSGKDPKFQKFGVNFLFFALLIIVLGSMIGQWFGVMQKLNYLENFWFGHQGYEYVDLGRFWQIFLFVGLILWLALMVRPLLPVLKRKTEEKNLIIMFLISCTAIALFYASGLMWGQHTNLAIAEYWRWWVVHLWVEGFFEVFATVVIAFLFVRLGLLKTKTATLNVLLATIVFMSGGILGTFHHLYFSGTPKAIMALGATFSALEVVPLTLIGYEAYHNYKLSKATKWIADYKWPIYFMIAVAFWNFLGAGIFGFIINPPIALYYIQGLNTTPLHAHTALFGVYGMLGIGLMLFVLRSLYRNVTWNNKLIKISFWSLNIGLLAMALLSLMPIGIWQAIESIEHGMWYARSSELMQDPTMITLKWMRTIGDVIFAIGIVTICWFVFDLTLKNKITKNN, from the coding sequence ATGAACAAAGAAAAAAAACTCTGGATACTGTTTGCGGCCGTAGTCATATGCTCCTTTAGCGTATTAGGATATTATGGTTTCGAAATTTACCAACAGTCCCCTCCTATTCCTGAAGCTGTAGTTTCGGATACTGGTGAAACAATTTTTACCAAGGATGACATACAAGACGGACAAAATATTTGGCAAAGTATAGGCGGCCAAGAGTTAGGTTCTATTTGGGGACACGGCGCTTATGTTGCACCAGATTGGACTGCCGATTGGTTACACAGAGAAGCGGTTTATATTCTAGATATTTATGCTAAGAACGATTTTAATAAATCCTTTGACGATATTACAGATGAACAACAAGCTGCACTAAAAATTAGATTACAAAACGATGTTCGAAAAAACACGTTTAATGCCTCGTCTAATACGATTACCATCAGCCAAAATCGTGTTGCAGCAATAAATCACTTAAGTGAATACTACAAAGGATTATTTACAAACGATCCGTCTTTCGATAAGTTAAGAGCAGATTACGCCATCCCGAAAAACACGATTAAGGATGATGCTAAAATGCAAAAAATGAATGCCTTTTTCTTCTGGGCCACTTGGGCAACAGTTACAGAACGCCCAAACAGTAAAGTATCTTACACACATAACTGGCCTGCAGACGAACTTGTTGGAAATGCTCCAACAATGGATTTAATGGTATGGTCTGGAGTTAGTATTATACTGTTAATTCTGTGCATTGGAATTCTTGTATTCTATCATGTAAAATCTGGTGAAGACGAAGAAATGCCACCACCTGCCGAAGATCCTTTACTAAAACAAGGCATGACACCAAGCATGCACTTGGTAAAAAAATACTTTTGGGTGGTTACCTTGTTAATGGTCATTCAAATGTTATTAGGAATAGTAACTGCACATTATGGTGTAGAAGGCGACGGATTCTACGGTTTTGCTTTAGATCAGATTTTACCCTATTCAGTAACACGAACTTGGCATACACAACTAGCTATTTTCTGGATTGCTACAGCATGGTTAGCGACAGGTTTATACATTGCTCCTGCAGTATCTGGTAAAGATCCTAAATTTCAAAAATTTGGAGTTAATTTTTTATTCTTTGCACTACTTATTATCGTGCTTGGCTCTATGATTGGCCAATGGTTTGGCGTGATGCAAAAACTAAACTATTTAGAAAACTTCTGGTTTGGTCATCAAGGTTACGAATATGTAGACTTAGGTCGTTTTTGGCAAATATTCCTTTTCGTAGGTCTTATTTTATGGCTAGCGTTAATGGTACGACCTTTATTACCGGTCTTAAAACGTAAAACCGAAGAGAAGAACCTTATTATTATGTTCTTAATTTCGTGTACCGCTATTGCCCTATTTTACGCTTCAGGATTAATGTGGGGACAACATACTAACCTTGCAATTGCCGAATACTGGAGATGGTGGGTTGTTCACTTATGGGTTGAAGGATTCTTTGAAGTTTTCGCCACTGTAGTTATTGCATTTTTATTTGTAAGACTTGGCCTATTAAAAACTAAAACAGCGACTTTAAACGTTTTACTAGCAACCATCGTATTTATGTCTGGTGGTATTTTAGGAACCTTCCACCACTTATATTTCTCTGGAACACCTAAAGCTATTATGGCTTTAGGAGCTACGTTTAGTGCTCTTGAAGTTGTGCCATTAACCTTAATTGGGTACGAAGCTTATCACAATTACAAATTATCGAAAGCAACTAAATGGATAGCAGACTACAAATGGCCCATTTACTTTATGATTGCCGTTGCGTTTTGGAATTTCTTAGGCGCTGGAATCTTCGGATTCATTATTAATCCGCCAATAGCACTGTATTACATTCAAGGTTTAAATACCACACCATTACACGCCCACACGGCTTTATTTGGAGTATATGGTATGTTAGGAATTGGACTTATGCTGTTTGTATTACGTAGCTTATATAGAAATGTGACTTGGAATAATAAACTTATTAAAATTTCTTTCTGGTCGTTAAACATAGGATTACTAGCTATGGCCTTGTTAAGCTTAATGCCTATAGGAATATGGCAAGCTATTGAAAGTATAGAACACGGTATGTGGTATGCCCGTTCTTCGGAATTAATGCAAGACCCAACAATGATTACCTTAAAATGGATGCGAACTATAGGCGATGTCATCTTCGCAATAGGAATTGTTACCATCTGCTGGTTTGTATTCGACTTAACACTGAAAAATAAAATAACTAAAAATAATTAA
- a CDS encoding GntR family transcriptional regulator, which yields MEILSYIEINKNSRVPMYQQIVDSIINNISNGNIELNQKLPSINMISEDFYLSRDTVEKAYNVLKERNIIQSIHRRGYYVVKNDTRCKLNILFLVNKLSTYKMRIYNSFLDSIGLNSKIDLVIYHCDEFLFLNALKNSKLAYDYYVVMPHFKKDNLQHASFTDNTLEAINSIPKNKLLVLDNIIPPLDEDVRAVYQEFDKDIYNALISGKEKISKYNKLVLIYPEKSVYPYPRRVLRGFRRFCLENEIDFEILNEVCDDMVFKKGDLFITIEESDLVNLINQIRDNELTLGKDIGVISYNDTPLKDLLGITVMSTDFKVMGETAAKMILHNKQGRVKVPFNFIDRKSI from the coding sequence ATGGAAATTTTAAGTTATATAGAAATAAATAAAAATTCTAGGGTACCAATGTATCAACAAATTGTCGACTCTATTATTAATAATATTTCAAATGGTAACATTGAGTTGAATCAGAAATTGCCATCGATTAATATGATAAGTGAAGATTTCTACTTATCTAGAGATACTGTAGAGAAGGCCTATAATGTGTTAAAAGAAAGAAATATTATTCAATCCATTCACAGACGAGGATATTATGTGGTAAAAAATGATACACGATGTAAATTAAATATCCTTTTCCTAGTCAATAAATTGAGTACCTATAAGATGAGAATTTATAATTCTTTTTTAGATAGCATTGGATTGAATTCAAAAATTGATTTAGTAATATATCATTGCGATGAGTTTTTGTTTTTAAATGCATTAAAAAATAGTAAGTTGGCCTATGATTATTACGTGGTAATGCCACATTTCAAGAAGGATAATTTACAACATGCGAGTTTTACAGACAATACTTTAGAAGCAATAAATAGTATTCCTAAAAATAAATTATTGGTTTTAGATAATATAATACCGCCTTTAGATGAAGATGTAAGAGCTGTTTATCAAGAGTTTGATAAGGATATTTATAATGCTTTAATTTCAGGAAAAGAAAAAATTTCAAAGTATAATAAATTAGTATTAATCTATCCCGAAAAATCAGTATATCCTTATCCTAGACGAGTTTTAAGAGGATTTCGAAGATTTTGTTTAGAAAATGAAATTGATTTCGAAATTTTAAATGAAGTATGCGACGATATGGTCTTTAAAAAAGGAGATTTATTTATTACTATTGAGGAATCTGATTTGGTGAATTTAATAAATCAAATCAGGGATAATGAACTTACTTTAGGTAAGGATATTGGTGTTATTTCATATAACGATACGCCATTAAAGGATTTACTTGGAATTACGGTTATGTCTACAGATTTTAAAGTTATGGGAGAAACTGCTGCTAAAATGATTTTACATAACAAACAGGGTCGGGTGAAAGTACCTTTTAATTTTATAGATAGAAAGTCTATTTAA
- a CDS encoding methylmalonyl-CoA mutase subunit beta: MSNTNLFEEFNSVSAKAWKQKIQFDLNGADYNKTLIWHSNDDINVKPFYTPDDLNTRNLKFKSPIGSFKITQSIYVNSENKSNSLANNAILDGAEAIDFIITNEHCDLDELLQNINLSIIPIYFDLQFCSSEFVEKLNQLALKTQAYFYVNFDIIGHLTKDGNWYNTLQSDFTALETVLKNCNNLKSNVCVNLDGYQNAGATITQQLAYGLAHVNEYLNQFPNLFKTEITFKLAVGSNYFFEISKFRALRTLWHTLATEYNLEPSCHIIAAPTKRNKTLYEYKTNIFRTTTECMSAILGGADSICNTAYDSLFHKKHTVGEQHAKDQLAALKAALNIGYEKNPAEGSYYIEYLTVQLAEKALVIFKDIEAQGGYLKLLKAGTIQKKIKESALKEQEQFDSGELTLIGANACIHSENRMKAELELYPFVKQNPRKTLIEPIIPKRLAETLEQHRLKSEI, translated from the coding sequence ATGAGTAACACAAATTTGTTTGAAGAATTTAATTCGGTATCGGCAAAGGCGTGGAAACAAAAAATTCAATTCGATTTAAATGGTGCCGACTATAATAAGACGCTTATTTGGCATTCTAATGACGATATTAATGTAAAACCATTTTATACTCCAGACGATTTAAATACTCGAAATTTAAAATTTAAATCGCCAATAGGTTCTTTTAAAATTACGCAATCTATTTATGTAAATTCTGAAAATAAATCGAATTCGTTAGCTAATAATGCCATATTAGATGGTGCAGAAGCCATAGATTTTATCATTACAAACGAACATTGCGATTTAGATGAATTATTACAGAATATTAATCTTTCAATAATTCCAATCTATTTTGATTTACAGTTTTGTTCTTCTGAATTTGTTGAAAAACTAAATCAATTAGCCTTAAAAACACAAGCTTATTTTTATGTGAATTTCGATATTATTGGTCACCTTACTAAAGATGGAAATTGGTATAATACACTTCAATCTGATTTTACTGCGCTAGAAACTGTATTAAAAAATTGCAATAATCTAAAAAGCAATGTTTGTGTAAACCTAGACGGTTACCAAAATGCTGGAGCCACAATAACGCAGCAATTGGCTTATGGCTTAGCTCACGTAAATGAGTATTTAAATCAGTTTCCAAATCTATTTAAAACAGAAATTACATTTAAACTAGCCGTAGGATCTAATTACTTTTTCGAAATTTCGAAGTTTCGTGCCTTACGCACATTATGGCATACTTTGGCTACCGAATATAATCTAGAACCATCGTGCCATATTATTGCGGCACCAACTAAGCGTAATAAAACACTTTACGAGTATAAAACAAACATATTCCGTACAACTACAGAATGTATGAGTGCTATTCTAGGCGGTGCAGATAGTATATGTAATACAGCTTACGATTCATTATTTCATAAAAAGCATACTGTTGGCGAACAACATGCAAAAGATCAATTAGCGGCTCTAAAAGCAGCTCTTAACATTGGTTATGAAAAAAATCCTGCTGAAGGTTCGTATTACATCGAATATTTAACCGTTCAGTTGGCAGAAAAAGCTCTGGTTATTTTTAAGGATATTGAAGCACAAGGTGGATATTTAAAACTACTGAAGGCAGGAACAATTCAAAAAAAAATTAAAGAAAGTGCTCTTAAAGAACAAGAACAATTCGATTCTGGAGAGCTAACTCTAATTGGAGCTAACGCCTGTATACATTCTGAAAACCGGATGAAAGCTGAATTAGAATTATATCCTTTTGTTAAACAGAATCCAAGAAAAACATTAATTGAACCTATCATCCCTAAACGACTCGCTGAGACTTTAGAACAACACAGATTAAAATCTGAAATATAG